A window of Mangifera indica cultivar Alphonso chromosome 11, CATAS_Mindica_2.1, whole genome shotgun sequence contains these coding sequences:
- the LOC123228785 gene encoding uncharacterized protein LOC123228785, whose amino-acid sequence MAILETKVRCTNVNRVCSSIWESWEHCSNERDGSISRIWIGWNKATIRLNVIADDAQYMHCDVKLVRENTSIGLTIVYGSNNPMERKVLWSSLINKSHMMQNSPWIILGDFNAIKHPQEKVGGATWGNYYCEDLRNCMRDTELDDLRFMGHLLTWSNRSEGERRIACKLARALINDSWKDIFPNAMAHFLNPSISAHSPCMEGDQNTKFFFKSIEGRRNRNSIYGIQRKDGSFVHNMEEVKEEFVEHFKSVLNGNEHSNVDLEKLKKLVKFRIGCEEKDMLIRDISAEEEIFQRRRSKKTFLPWIITKPRVWMDMVHVFSRLHGT is encoded by the exons atggctattcttgaaacaaaagtacGATGTACTAATGTTAATAGAGTATGCTCTAGTATTTGGGAAAGTTGGGAACATTGCAGTAATGAGAGGGATGGTTCTATCAGCAGAATATGGATTGGATGGAATAAAGCTACTATTAGACTCAATGTTATTGCGGATGATGCCCAATACATGCATTGTGATGTGAAGCTTGTAAGGGAAAACACTAGtattggcttgacaatagtctatggcagcaataatcctatgGAGAGGAAGGTTCTTTGGAGTAGTCTCATAAATAAATCCCACATGATGCAAAACTCCCCTTGGATTATATTGGGAGATTTTAATGCTATTAAACACCCTCAAGAAAAGGTTGGTGGGGCAACTTGGGGTAATTACTACTGTGAGGACCTTAGGAATTGTATGAGGGATACCGAATTGGATGATCTAAGATTCAtgggtcatctcctaacttggagcAACCGTAGTGAAGGTGAGAGAAGGATTGCATGTAAACTAGCTAGGGCCCTTATTAATGATTCTTGGAAGGATATATTCCCGAATGCTATGGCTCATTTCCTCAACCCCTCTATATCCGCTCACTCTCCTTGCATG gaaggtgatcaaaatacaaagttCTTCTTCAAGAGCATCGAAGGTAGAAGGAATAGGaactctatctatgggatccaaagAAAGGATGGATCTTTTGTACACAACATGGAGGAGGTCAAGGAGGAATTTGTGGAACATTTCAAATCTGTCCTAAACGGAAATGAGCATTCTAATGTGGATCTTGAAAAGCTCAAAAAGTTAGTCAAATTTCGGATTGGATGTGAGGAAAAGGATATGCTCATAAGAGATATTTCAGCGGAGGAAGAGATATTTCAGCGGAGGAGatcaaagaaaacatttttgccatggataataacaaaGCCCCGGGTctggatggatatggtgcatgtttTTTCAAGGCTGCATGGAACATAG